Proteins encoded within one genomic window of Nitrospira sp.:
- a CDS encoding exo-alpha-sialidase, translated as MPNGNVYLAWLDHRGKDRSGAGAIFAASRDHGKTLGVNRTIDGMACLCCRPIMALAPDGGLWVAWRKTFEGNVRDVVLAQSHGRVDTSDMSSSWAIALRSIAIQAGRCVEHGAMDEQPKLFFDLRRLRPNIVFALYTAPAAQVHDRSAGSTSDRGFRVPFDHIIDSLLEITLLKFDVSCPNAGR; from the coding sequence ATGCCAAACGGGAACGTGTATCTCGCGTGGCTGGATCATCGTGGAAAAGATCGCAGTGGGGCAGGTGCCATCTTCGCCGCGAGCCGTGATCATGGAAAGACCCTGGGGGTCAATCGGACGATCGATGGCATGGCGTGCCTCTGTTGCAGGCCGATCATGGCGCTCGCTCCCGATGGAGGACTTTGGGTTGCGTGGAGAAAGACCTTTGAGGGGAACGTGCGAGACGTTGTGTTGGCTCAGTCTCACGGACGGGTGGATACTTCCGACATGTCCTCATCGTGGGCCATTGCTTTGCGTTCGATTGCTATACAGGCTGGACGTTGCGTGGAACACGGAGCAATGGATGAGCAGCCGAAGTTGTTTTTTGACCTCCGACGATTAAGACCAAACATTGTGTTCGCCTTATACACCGCTCCTGCTGCTCAGGTCCACGACCGCAGTGCTGGTAGCACTTCTGATCGAGGATTTCGTGTACCTTTCGACCATATCATAGATTCACTTCTGGAGATAACTCTGCTCAAATTCGATGTGTCTTGCCCGAATGCTGGCCGATAG